A region from the Paludicola sp. MB14-C6 genome encodes:
- a CDS encoding DUF1015 domain-containing protein yields the protein MKNNVLFPATILLPKTNNMTAWSVVACDQYTSEPSYWNQVKQYVKDAPSTYHTVFPEVYLKTADFDGMINGINLSMQRYLDDGLFQEYANTYFYIERTQKNGKIRKGIIGAVDLECYDYAKGSQSAIRATEGTVLERIPPRVKIRENAPLELPHVMLLIDDEKKEIIESLGKHTEQFKKVYDFPLMQNSGSIKGYELPQTFIEKINTAIHLLGDQNHFNQRYHVSDKDVLLFAVGDGNHSLATARQCYLNLKEKIGEEKARNHPARYALVEIVNLHDESLEFEAIHRVIFDVNPKEVMDAFTKRYILSETPTTNSQQIEVVVNDTIKTVYITNPTLNLAVGSLQEFIDEYLAAHSGEVDYIHGEDVVKSLCAENKSSIGFILPSMDKNDLFKTVILDGALPRKTFSMGEACDKRFYLEARKISE from the coding sequence TTGAAAAACAACGTTTTATTTCCTGCGACAATTCTATTGCCAAAAACGAACAATATGACTGCGTGGAGTGTTGTTGCTTGCGATCAATACACTTCCGAGCCTTCATATTGGAATCAAGTTAAACAGTATGTAAAAGATGCTCCATCTACATACCATACAGTTTTCCCTGAAGTTTATTTAAAAACTGCTGATTTTGATGGAATGATTAATGGCATTAACCTTTCTATGCAGCGTTATTTAGATGACGGACTTTTTCAAGAATATGCTAACACCTATTTTTATATTGAACGCACACAAAAAAATGGTAAAATACGAAAAGGCATTATCGGTGCAGTCGATTTAGAATGTTATGATTATGCAAAAGGCTCACAGAGTGCAATTCGTGCAACAGAAGGAACCGTTTTAGAACGAATTCCACCTCGTGTGAAAATTCGTGAAAATGCACCTTTGGAGCTTCCTCACGTTATGCTTTTAATTGATGATGAGAAAAAAGAGATTATTGAATCTCTTGGAAAACACACAGAACAATTTAAAAAAGTATATGATTTTCCTTTGATGCAAAATAGTGGTTCTATTAAAGGATACGAATTACCGCAAACATTTATTGAAAAAATAAATACTGCAATTCATCTTTTAGGCGACCAAAATCATTTTAATCAACGCTACCATGTTTCTGACAAAGATGTTTTACTGTTTGCTGTTGGCGATGGCAACCACTCGCTTGCTACTGCAAGACAATGCTATTTAAACTTAAAAGAGAAGATTGGTGAAGAAAAAGCAAGAAATCATCCAGCACGATATGCTTTAGTTGAAATTGTAAATTTACATGATGAGTCTTTGGAATTTGAAGCAATTCATCGTGTTATATTTGATGTGAATCCAAAAGAAGTCATGGATGCTTTTACAAAACGATACATTTTAAGCGAAACCCCAACCACCAATTCACAACAAATAGAAGTTGTAGTTAATGATACTATTAAAACTGTGTACATTACAAATCCAACATTAAATCTTGCTGTTGGAAGCTTACAAGAATTTATTGATGAATACCTTGCAGCCCATTCTGGTGAAGTAGATTATATTCATGGCGAGGATGTTGTAAAATCTCTTTGTGCTGAAAATAAAAGCAGTATTGGTTTTATTCTACCTAGTATGGATAAAAACGATTTATTTAAAACAGTTATTTTAGATGGCGCACTTCCAAGAAAAACTTTTTCTATGGGTGAAGCTTGCGACAAGAGATTTTATTTAGAAGCTCGCAAAATATCTGAATAA
- a CDS encoding DUF1846 domain-containing protein has product MQIGFDNALYVKKQAEFIRKRIEMFDNKLYLEFGGKLFDDYHAARVLPGFDVNAKIKLLQEFKDQAEIIFCINAADIEKNKIRADFGITYDLDVLRIIDNMRNMGLYVNGVVVTQYKDQPAADIFRKKLEMRGIKTYIHYPIKGYPTDVDLIVSDKGYGANDYVETSRPLVVITAPGPCSGKLATCLSQLYHEYKHGVKAGYAKFETFPIWNIPLKHPVNLAYEAATADLKDVNMIDPFHLEAYGETTVNYNRDIEVFPVVKTILTRITGNANIYHSPTDMGVNMAGYGIFDDEVVKKAARQEIIRRYYKAMCDHKQGRVDADTATRVDLIMKQIDISVEDRKVVAKANEKFEATEMPSVAIELQDGRIITGKASELMNAGASCLLNTIKVLAGLEDDLHLIAPHVLEPIKLLKGEVFKNRRTSLDMEEVLIALSISASKNETVKRAMDMLSELKNCEAHSSHMVIQNDEDVFRKLGINLTCDAKFPTKDLYYI; this is encoded by the coding sequence ATGCAAATCGGCTTTGATAACGCGTTGTACGTTAAAAAGCAAGCAGAATTTATTAGAAAGCGTATTGAGATGTTTGACAACAAATTATACCTGGAATTTGGTGGAAAATTGTTTGATGACTATCATGCGGCTAGAGTTCTACCGGGGTTTGACGTAAATGCAAAAATTAAACTTTTACAAGAGTTTAAAGATCAAGCCGAAATTATTTTCTGTATTAATGCTGCTGATATTGAAAAGAATAAAATCCGTGCTGATTTTGGAATTACATATGATTTAGATGTTCTACGTATTATTGATAATATGCGTAACATGGGATTATATGTGAACGGAGTTGTTGTAACGCAATATAAAGATCAACCTGCAGCAGATATATTTAGAAAAAAATTAGAAATGCGTGGAATCAAAACATATATTCATTATCCTATTAAAGGTTATCCTACTGATGTTGATTTAATAGTAAGCGACAAAGGTTATGGTGCGAATGATTATGTTGAAACATCAAGACCTTTAGTAGTAATTACTGCACCGGGTCCATGTAGCGGTAAATTGGCTACTTGTCTTTCTCAACTATATCATGAATATAAACATGGTGTAAAAGCGGGATACGCAAAATTTGAAACATTCCCAATTTGGAATATTCCATTAAAACATCCTGTAAACTTAGCTTATGAAGCTGCAACTGCAGATTTAAAAGATGTGAATATGATTGATCCGTTTCATCTAGAAGCATATGGTGAAACAACTGTTAACTATAATCGTGATATTGAAGTTTTCCCAGTTGTAAAAACAATATTAACGCGTATTACCGGTAACGCAAATATTTATCATTCTCCAACCGACATGGGTGTAAACATGGCTGGTTACGGTATTTTTGATGATGAAGTAGTGAAAAAAGCGGCGAGACAAGAAATTATCCGCCGATATTATAAAGCAATGTGTGATCATAAACAAGGAAGAGTAGATGCTGATACTGCTACTCGAGTTGACTTGATTATGAAGCAAATTGATATTTCAGTAGAAGATCGTAAGGTAGTTGCGAAAGCAAATGAAAAATTTGAAGCAACTGAAATGCCATCTGTTGCAATTGAATTACAAGATGGAAGAATTATTACAGGAAAAGCTTCTGAGTTAATGAATGCAGGGGCAAGTTGTTTATTAAATACAATTAAAGTCTTAGCTGGTTTGGAAGATGATTTGCATCTGATTGCACCTCATGTTTTAGAGCCAATTAAACTTTTAAAAGGCGAAGTATTTAAAAATCGCAGAACTTCTTTAGATATGGAAGAAGTGTTAATTGCATTAAGTATTAGTGCATCTAAAAATGAAACTGTGAAACGTGCTATGGATATGCTAAGTGAGTTGAAAAACTGCGAGGCGCATAGTTCTCATATGGTGATTCAAAATGATGAAGATGTATTTAGAAAATTAGGTATTAACTTAACTTGTGATGCAAAATTCCCAACAAAAGATTTATACTATATATAG
- a CDS encoding GNAT family N-acetyltransferase → MKFTIRNEMETDYPFIQKIYEQGIATNLATFQMQSPTYEEWDAIHHSFCRFVALDEEQVIGFALLSPTSARPAFRGVAELSVYIHNNYKGKGVGSMLINHIIEQSEQNGIWTLYSSIMSDNEPSIALHKKCGFREIGYREKIAQDCNGVWRDTIIMERRSQKGLYK, encoded by the coding sequence TTGAAATTTACAATTCGAAACGAAATGGAAACGGATTATCCATTCATACAGAAAATTTACGAACAAGGAATTGCAACCAATCTAGCAACTTTTCAAATGCAAAGTCCTACTTATGAAGAATGGGACGCTATTCATCATTCGTTTTGTAGATTTGTTGCACTCGATGAGGAGCAAGTAATCGGGTTTGCACTGCTATCACCAACATCTGCTCGACCGGCATTTCGTGGTGTAGCTGAATTGAGCGTTTACATTCATAATAATTATAAAGGCAAAGGTGTTGGATCTATGCTTATCAATCATATAATAGAACAATCTGAGCAAAATGGTATTTGGACTTTATATTCATCTATAATGAGCGATAATGAGCCAAGTATTGCTTTGCATAAAAAGTGCGGCTTTCGTGAAATTGGGTATCGTGAAAAAATTGCACAAGATTGCAATGGTGTATGGAGAGATACCATTATAATGGAACGAAGAAGTCAAAAAGGTCTATACAAATAA
- a CDS encoding sensor histidine kinase, with protein MGKNEYAILDNQNTPIFICNTNFTVIYINNFIKNNAINIKCGDSLHNYSALNAKLLSNASDELKKGTPFHCETFILNYIDYPIHFIPVQSEQNKTEKIVCYLEYNKKTKITQQLDHSSLYGALQGPAVRILNLLPPIAQKLTQLEEYDDLKPLNHIAKNSYQILRKSAEVSNYYNLINNKIKFNLSYHIINNYLENLVKALQLLLLNSGYKLTYEICPQNVICLFDEEYLSIALFHIISNSCIFSPKESTIHISLKTNNDFVSITITDESIGIPQKKMDRIFRPFYSAIDSNKALEQESIGLGLPITKKIVEAFNGKLFITSEVNKGTTVVLALPIANESEIPLTIKSDNNRYITNRLSNMYIYFSNICDISLF; from the coding sequence ATGGGGAAAAACGAATATGCAATATTGGATAATCAAAATACTCCGATATTTATTTGCAATACCAATTTTACAGTTATTTATATAAATAATTTTATTAAAAACAATGCAATAAACATCAAATGCGGGGATAGCTTACACAATTATTCTGCTTTAAACGCCAAGCTTCTAAGCAATGCATCTGATGAATTGAAAAAAGGAACCCCATTTCATTGTGAAACATTTATATTAAACTATATTGATTATCCAATTCATTTTATTCCGGTACAATCAGAGCAAAACAAAACTGAAAAAATAGTTTGTTATTTGGAGTATAATAAAAAAACGAAAATAACCCAACAATTAGATCATAGTTCTTTATATGGGGCATTACAGGGGCCTGCTGTTCGTATTTTAAATTTGCTTCCTCCTATTGCTCAAAAGCTAACCCAACTTGAAGAATATGATGACTTAAAGCCATTAAATCATATTGCCAAAAACAGCTATCAAATATTAAGAAAATCAGCCGAAGTTTCAAACTATTATAATTTAATTAATAATAAAATCAAATTTAATCTTTCTTATCATATCATAAACAACTATTTAGAAAATTTAGTAAAAGCACTTCAATTATTACTCCTAAACTCGGGATACAAACTTACTTATGAGATTTGCCCTCAAAACGTAATTTGCCTATTTGATGAAGAATATCTATCTATTGCACTTTTTCATATTATTTCTAACAGCTGCATTTTTTCGCCGAAAGAATCAACCATTCATATTTCTTTAAAAACCAATAATGATTTTGTATCTATTACAATAACTGATGAAAGCATTGGAATTCCTCAAAAGAAAATGGATCGAATTTTTAGGCCATTCTATTCCGCAATTGATAGTAATAAAGCCTTAGAACAAGAAAGTATCGGATTAGGGCTTCCCATTACCAAAAAAATCGTAGAAGCCTTTAATGGAAAACTTTTTATTACAAGCGAAGTTAATAAAGGAACGACTGTTGTATTGGCTCTTCCAATTGCTAATGAATCGGAAATTCCACTTACAATAAAATCGGATAACAATCGTTATATTACAAACAGGCTTTCCAACATGTATATTTACTTTAGTAATATTTGTGATATCTCACTATTTTGA
- the gap gene encoding type I glyceraldehyde-3-phosphate dehydrogenase: MAVKVAINGFGRIGRLAFRQMFGAEGYEVVAINDLTNPKMLAHLLKYDSAQGRYALADKVEAKEESIVVDGKEIKIYAKANAAELPWGEIGVDVVLECTGFYVSKAKSQAHIDAGAKRVVISAPAGNDLPTVVFGVNENILTKEDTIISAASCTTNCLAPMANALNKLAPIKSGIMATIHAYTGDQMVLDGPHRKGDLRRARAAACNIVPNSTGAAKAIGLVIPELNGKLIGSAQRVPVPTGSTTILTAVVEGEVTKDQINAAMKAASNPSFGYTEEELVSSDIVGINYGSLFDATQTMVTKMDNGTSQVQVVAWYDNENSYTSNMVRTIKYFAELSK, translated from the coding sequence ATGGCAGTTAAAGTTGCTATTAATGGTTTTGGACGTATTGGACGTCTAGCATTCAGACAAATGTTCGGAGCAGAAGGATATGAAGTTGTTGCAATCAACGATTTAACAAATCCTAAAATGCTTGCTCACTTATTAAAATACGATTCAGCACAAGGTAGATATGCTCTAGCTGATAAAGTTGAAGCAAAAGAAGAGTCTATCGTTGTTGATGGTAAAGAAATTAAAATCTACGCAAAAGCTAATGCTGCTGAGCTACCTTGGGGCGAAATCGGCGTTGACGTTGTTCTAGAATGTACTGGTTTCTATGTATCTAAAGCAAAATCTCAAGCACACATTGATGCAGGTGCTAAAAGAGTTGTTATTTCTGCTCCAGCAGGAAACGACCTACCAACAGTTGTATTCGGCGTAAATGAAAATATTTTAACAAAAGAAGATACAATCATTTCTGCTGCTTCTTGTACAACAAACTGCTTAGCTCCTATGGCTAACGCATTAAATAAACTTGCTCCTATTAAGAGCGGTATTATGGCTACAATCCATGCTTACACTGGTGACCAAATGGTTCTTGATGGTCCTCACAGAAAAGGCGACCTAAGAAGAGCTAGAGCTGCTGCTTGCAATATCGTTCCAAACTCTACTGGTGCTGCAAAAGCTATCGGTTTAGTTATTCCTGAACTAAACGGCAAACTAATCGGTTCTGCACAACGTGTTCCAGTTCCAACAGGTTCTACTACTATTTTAACTGCAGTAGTTGAAGGCGAAGTAACAAAAGATCAAATTAATGCTGCTATGAAAGCTGCTTCTAATCCTTCTTTCGGTTACACAGAAGAAGAATTAGTATCTTCTGATATCGTTGGTATCAATTATGGTTCATTATTTGATGCAACTCAAACAATGGTAACTAAAATGGATAACGGTACTTCTCAAGTTCAAGTTGTAGCTTGGTACGATAATGAAAACTCTTACACAAGCAACATGGTAAGAACAATTAAATACTTTGCTGAATTAAGCAAATAA
- a CDS encoding LURP-one-related/scramblase family protein — protein sequence MNLFIKQKIFSWKDRFFVYNENGEVVYEVEGELFSWGAKIHIYNRYERELFYIKQKLMCFLPEYEIYRNETLYARVKKELSFITPKLNVSSNCGDFVMKGDFLSMDFSIECNNVLIGEIHKKWFTWGDTYCLTVVDNEDSAFFTAMVIAIDHCLHNESEC from the coding sequence ATGAATTTATTTATTAAGCAAAAAATTTTTTCTTGGAAAGATAGGTTCTTTGTATATAATGAGAATGGAGAAGTAGTATATGAAGTAGAAGGCGAGCTATTTAGCTGGGGAGCAAAAATTCATATCTATAATCGCTATGAACGAGAGTTGTTTTATATCAAACAAAAGCTAATGTGTTTTTTACCTGAATACGAAATATATCGCAATGAAACACTTTATGCTCGAGTGAAAAAAGAGTTGTCTTTCATTACACCCAAATTAAATGTAAGTAGTAACTGCGGAGATTTTGTGATGAAAGGCGATTTTCTGAGTATGGATTTTTCGATTGAATGTAATAATGTCTTAATTGGAGAAATCCATAAGAAGTGGTTTACATGGGGAGATACTTATTGCTTAACTGTTGTAGATAATGAGGATTCTGCATTTTTTACTGCAATGGTTATTGCCATTGACCATTGCTTACATAATGAATCGGAATGTTAA
- a CDS encoding bacteriohemerythrin, translating to MSLLEWFDFYESGNPLIDSQHKQLLKMINNYKISCQFNMKEKAIREFIEFLKHYVEYHFQAEEAFQKTSMYPDFRKHQAAHDMICIQLKNLCLKLETKDYSNEFQNEFELFFINSVNKHLYEEDIPFCIFYKNYTEATAV from the coding sequence ATGAGTTTATTAGAATGGTTTGACTTTTATGAATCTGGAAACCCACTCATTGACAGCCAACACAAGCAATTATTAAAAATGATTAACAATTATAAAATCAGCTGCCAATTTAATATGAAAGAAAAAGCGATACGAGAATTTATTGAATTTCTAAAGCACTATGTCGAATATCACTTTCAAGCAGAAGAAGCTTTTCAAAAAACAAGCATGTATCCCGACTTTAGGAAACACCAAGCCGCACATGATATGATTTGTATTCAATTGAAAAACTTATGTTTAAAATTAGAAACGAAAGATTATTCAAATGAATTTCAAAATGAATTTGAACTTTTCTTTATAAATAGTGTCAATAAACATTTATATGAGGAAGATATACCTTTTTGTATTTTCTATAAAAATTACACAGAAGCGACCGCAGTTTGA
- a CDS encoding PilZ domain-containing protein: MLPISENYINSLCELKTIENRVLCAGYIQDVNEEYVEIHYRDDTKLLLAANTLIKVSIFNEKLGFKVLIGRVFIGTNDFVRLVEVVTLMDFEKREFFRINIFEHATLYKKLVTTEEIHYTEVPSIEVIVSNISLCGIYFISEEEFELNQTVYVLLDLPQTLSVFPCIIQRIQPENDKYGYGCEFTDNDQRQMDNLYKYIYLKQVEFLRKSREAES; this comes from the coding sequence ATGTTGCCCATTTCTGAAAATTACATTAACTCTTTATGCGAGTTGAAGACCATTGAAAACAGGGTCTTGTGTGCTGGATATATACAAGATGTTAATGAGGAATACGTTGAAATTCATTACAGGGACGACACAAAGCTTTTGCTTGCAGCTAATACCTTAATTAAAGTCAGTATATTTAACGAAAAACTTGGATTTAAAGTGCTTATCGGGCGAGTATTTATTGGTACAAATGATTTTGTTCGTTTAGTTGAAGTCGTAACACTGATGGATTTTGAAAAAAGAGAATTTTTTAGAATTAACATTTTTGAACATGCAACTCTATATAAAAAATTGGTTACAACTGAAGAAATTCACTACACTGAAGTTCCATCAATTGAAGTTATCGTTAGTAATATTAGTTTATGTGGTATTTATTTTATATCGGAAGAAGAATTTGAGCTGAATCAAACTGTTTATGTTCTTTTAGATTTACCACAAACACTATCTGTTTTTCCATGTATCATTCAACGAATTCAACCCGAAAATGATAAATATGGCTATGGCTGCGAATTTACAGATAATGATCAACGTCAGATGGATAATTTATATAAATATATCTATCTAAAGCAAGTTGAATTCTTACGAAAAAGTCGAGAAGCTGAATCTTAA
- the ruvX gene encoding Holliday junction resolvase RuvX, translated as MKIMAVDFGAARTGLAVCDRTEFLASPVGVIHEKEYLKTVEKIVYAAKEYGVQAIIIGYPKNMDGTVGEKGKKCEDLANKLHNITGLPVTLWDERQSTMQAANYLSEANVYGKKRKSVIDEVAATILLESYMAYRKNQADTN; from the coding sequence ATGAAAATTATGGCTGTTGACTTTGGCGCCGCTAGAACTGGTCTTGCTGTTTGCGATAGAACGGAATTCTTAGCTTCCCCAGTTGGCGTTATTCATGAGAAAGAATACTTGAAAACTGTTGAAAAAATTGTATATGCTGCGAAAGAATACGGCGTACAAGCAATTATAATTGGATATCCAAAAAACATGGACGGTACAGTTGGCGAAAAAGGCAAAAAGTGCGAAGACTTAGCTAACAAGCTTCACAACATAACTGGGCTTCCTGTAACACTGTGGGATGAACGACAATCCACTATGCAAGCCGCAAACTATTTGAGTGAAGCTAATGTTTATGGGAAAAAGCGCAAAAGTGTTATTGATGAAGTAGCCGCTACTATTCTATTGGAAAGCTATATGGCATATCGTAAAAATCAAGCGGATACAAACTAA
- a CDS encoding dihydroorotate dehydrogenase → MANLSVNFAGVTFKNPIVPASGAFGFGREYEELYPLSTLGGISTKGTTLEPRNGNPAPRIAETPSGMLNSVGLQNPGIDSFLEHEVPYLATKDTRIIANIAGSTIEDCVETARRIEGSAVDMIELNISCPNVKEGGVAFGVNCNSAQTITEAVRNVTTKPLMVKLSPNVTSITDIAKAVEAGGADAVSLINTLLGMKIDINTRRPILRNNVGGLSGPAVFPVAVRMVWQVANSVSIPVCGMGGVSTWKDAVEMMLAGASLVQIGAALFDTPFAPMKIIDGLNQYLDDNKIENINDIIGKVQPW, encoded by the coding sequence ATGGCAAATTTATCTGTAAACTTCGCTGGAGTTACATTTAAAAATCCGATTGTACCGGCTTCCGGTGCTTTTGGCTTTGGCAGAGAATATGAAGAACTATATCCGCTTTCAACTTTAGGCGGTATTTCAACAAAAGGTACAACATTAGAACCAAGAAACGGAAATCCTGCTCCAAGAATTGCAGAAACTCCTTCAGGTATGCTTAATTCTGTAGGATTGCAAAACCCTGGTATTGATTCTTTTTTAGAACATGAAGTTCCGTATTTAGCAACAAAAGATACTCGTATTATAGCGAACATCGCAGGCTCCACAATTGAAGATTGTGTGGAAACTGCAAGACGCATTGAAGGCAGTGCTGTAGACATGATCGAGTTAAATATATCTTGTCCAAATGTAAAAGAAGGCGGAGTTGCTTTTGGAGTAAATTGTAATAGTGCTCAAACAATTACTGAAGCGGTTCGGAACGTGACAACAAAGCCGCTTATGGTAAAGCTTTCACCCAATGTAACAAGCATAACAGATATTGCAAAAGCAGTTGAAGCAGGTGGTGCAGATGCAGTTTCTTTAATCAATACCCTCTTAGGTATGAAAATAGATATCAATACACGCAGACCAATTCTAAGAAACAACGTTGGTGGATTATCAGGACCTGCTGTTTTTCCTGTTGCTGTACGGATGGTTTGGCAAGTTGCAAACAGCGTTTCTATTCCTGTTTGTGGCATGGGAGGCGTTTCTACATGGAAAGATGCCGTTGAAATGATGCTTGCTGGTGCTTCTTTAGTACAAATCGGTGCGGCATTATTCGACACTCCATTTGCTCCTATGAAAATTATCGATGGATTAAATCAATATCTTGACGATAATAAGATAGAAAACATAAACGATATTATCGGTAAAGTGCAGCCTTGGTAG
- a CDS encoding dihydroorotate dehydrogenase electron transfer subunit, whose product MKYTQGNYRIVKKENLAKNCYDFTIACPEIAEIAQAGQFAHVKINGFSLRRPISICEVDKENGTIRIVFEIRGEGTKALADCNENTLIDIIAPLGNGFTLLDSSKKAIVIGGGIGVPPMVEVAKHYRKNATAIIGFRSANAVILNEDFDSLGANVMLCTDDGTMGQKGYVTTALATRLEQETADIIYACGPHLMLKGIIELANKYNIRCEVSLEERMGCGVGACLVCACKTVKDGKEYFAHVCKDGPVFDSKEVIL is encoded by the coding sequence ATGAAGTATACACAAGGAAACTATCGCATTGTAAAAAAAGAAAATCTAGCAAAAAACTGTTATGACTTTACAATAGCTTGTCCTGAAATCGCTGAAATTGCTCAAGCAGGACAATTTGCTCATGTAAAAATTAACGGCTTTTCACTTCGTAGACCAATTTCAATTTGTGAGGTTGACAAAGAAAATGGTACGATTCGAATCGTTTTTGAAATTAGAGGCGAAGGAACCAAAGCATTAGCTGATTGCAACGAGAATACATTGATTGACATCATTGCTCCTCTTGGCAATGGATTTACCCTATTGGATTCCTCTAAAAAAGCAATTGTAATCGGCGGCGGAATCGGAGTTCCCCCAATGGTTGAAGTAGCAAAGCATTATCGCAAAAATGCAACTGCAATTATAGGATTTCGTTCTGCAAATGCTGTAATATTAAATGAAGATTTCGATAGTCTTGGTGCTAATGTTATGTTATGTACCGATGACGGTACTATGGGGCAAAAAGGCTATGTCACTACAGCACTAGCCACACGTTTGGAGCAAGAAACTGCCGATATTATTTATGCTTGTGGCCCACATCTTATGTTAAAAGGGATTATTGAGCTTGCAAATAAATATAATATTCGTTGCGAGGTTTCTTTGGAAGAACGTATGGGATGTGGTGTCGGTGCATGCTTAGTATGTGCTTGCAAAACGGTAAAAGACGGGAAAGAATACTTTGCTCATGTTTGTAAGGATGGCCCTGTGTTTGACTCTAAGGAGGTTATACTATAA
- a CDS encoding aminotransferase class I/II-fold pyridoxal phosphate-dependent enzyme, which produces MNTPIFDFLTNYRNQNGSRLHMPGHKGIGIAPKGSSYESIYSYDITEITNADELFSADGIILESEENTSYLYQTKHTSFSAGGSTLCIQAMLKLVAKPGETIIAARNVHSSFINTCALLDITPYFVLPKFNDDFFVSGEITPQSIQQAINDCPNAKAVYITSPDYLGCISDVKAIAAICNQHHIPLVVDNAHGAHLKFLPEDIHPITLGATLCCDSAHKTLPVLTGGAYLHVSNKSNITKQQVKSGMALFGSTSPSYLILASLDLNNCYLDCFAKKDFEKLQENVLRIEQIAREKGFTPISKYYDITKLTFDAYQVGLTGVELKRHFQNYQIEPEYTAERHVVLMLSPMNSDVDLQRIITAIQSIKQKPRIQTEKASYCIPKRHMNIREALFSEQEKCDINEAIGKIAAEVKIKCPPGVPIVLPGEQIDQNTQKLLKKSSISSLNVVK; this is translated from the coding sequence ATGAATACACCAATTTTCGACTTTTTAACAAATTATCGCAATCAAAATGGTTCACGTCTTCATATGCCTGGGCATAAAGGAATTGGTATTGCTCCAAAAGGCAGTTCTTACGAATCAATCTATTCTTATGATATAACTGAAATAACAAATGCGGATGAATTATTTAGTGCCGATGGCATCATTTTAGAATCAGAAGAAAACACTTCATATTTATACCAAACCAAGCACACAAGCTTTTCTGCCGGAGGCTCAACACTTTGCATTCAAGCTATGCTCAAATTGGTTGCAAAACCCGGTGAAACAATAATTGCTGCTAGGAATGTTCACTCATCCTTTATCAATACGTGCGCATTACTCGACATTACTCCGTATTTTGTATTACCGAAATTCAATGATGATTTTTTTGTGAGCGGCGAAATTACGCCACAGTCAATACAACAAGCAATTAACGATTGCCCCAATGCAAAAGCCGTATATATAACTTCGCCGGATTATTTGGGGTGTATCAGCGATGTAAAAGCAATTGCAGCGATTTGCAACCAACATCATATCCCACTAGTAGTGGATAATGCGCATGGTGCTCATTTAAAGTTTCTACCTGAAGATATTCATCCTATTACATTAGGCGCTACTCTATGTTGCGATAGTGCACACAAAACGCTACCGGTGCTCACCGGTGGAGCATATCTTCATGTATCAAATAAAAGTAATATTACCAAACAACAAGTGAAATCGGGAATGGCGTTATTTGGATCAACAAGTCCTTCTTATTTAATATTAGCATCATTGGATTTAAACAATTGTTATTTGGATTGTTTTGCAAAAAAAGATTTTGAAAAATTGCAAGAAAACGTTTTACGTATAGAACAAATTGCTAGAGAAAAAGGATTTACACCTATTTCAAAATATTATGATATTACAAAGCTTACATTTGATGCGTATCAAGTTGGATTAACAGGTGTTGAATTAAAGCGACATTTTCAAAACTATCAGATTGAACCTGAATATACAGCAGAGCGTCATGTAGTGCTTATGCTATCCCCAATGAATTCGGATGTTGATTTACAAAGAATCATTACTGCGATTCAATCGATTAAACAGAAACCGAGAATACAAACGGAAAAAGCTTCATATTGTATTCCAAAACGACATATGAATATCAGAGAAGCTTTATTTTCCGAACAAGAGAAATGTGATATTAACGAAGCTATTGGAAAAATTGCGGCAGAGGTAAAAATTAAGTGCCCACCAGGTGTGCCAATAGTCTTACCTGGGGAGCAGATTGACCAAAATACACAAAAACTTTTGAAAAAAAGTAGCATTTCTTCTCTTAATGTGGTAAAATAA